A single genomic interval of Ramlibacter sp. harbors:
- a CDS encoding sodium:solute symporter family protein has product MLITFVVLYLLGSVAIGLYAAKRVHNTADYAVAGRSLPLAVVIATTFATWFGSETVLGVSARFVSGGLGSVVEDPFGASMCLILVGLFFAFKLYQKNLITLGDYYRQRFGRSIEVICSAIIIFSYLGWVAAQITALGLVFNLLSQDSISVTTGMLIGISIVLVYTLYGGMWSVALTDFVQMIVIGVGLIAIAWFAADLAGGADKVVAYAAREGKFQFFPTGDGKEWLFFGAAAITMMLGSIPQQDVFQRVMSSKNAKTAVRGPVIGGSLYFLFALIPMFVVTAAVLVMPETAQALLKDDPQKVLPTLVMQKMPVILQVAFFGALLSAIMSTASATLLAPSTTFVENILRNLKPGMSDAATLKAMRISVLVFTAFVLVYAITMQGTSIYELVSGAYQVPLVGAFAPLAFGLYWKRATTQGALVSVVLGLGTWLLFIAMPGWAEAFPQQLAGLLAAIAGMVVGSLAPQVLADHKGHVHHFEGSPQT; this is encoded by the coding sequence ATGCTGATCACCTTTGTCGTGTTGTACCTGCTGGGTTCTGTGGCCATCGGCCTGTATGCCGCCAAACGGGTCCATAACACCGCCGACTACGCGGTCGCCGGGCGTAGCCTGCCACTGGCCGTGGTCATTGCCACCACCTTTGCCACCTGGTTCGGCTCCGAGACCGTGCTGGGGGTGTCGGCGCGGTTCGTCTCCGGTGGCCTGGGTTCGGTGGTCGAGGACCCGTTCGGCGCCTCGATGTGCCTGATCCTCGTGGGCCTGTTTTTCGCTTTCAAGCTCTACCAGAAGAACCTGATCACCCTGGGCGACTACTACCGCCAGCGGTTTGGCCGCAGCATCGAGGTGATCTGCTCCGCCATCATCATCTTCAGCTACCTGGGCTGGGTGGCCGCCCAGATCACGGCGCTGGGCCTGGTGTTCAACCTGCTGTCGCAGGACAGCATCTCGGTGACCACGGGCATGCTCATCGGCATCAGCATCGTGCTGGTCTACACCCTGTACGGCGGCATGTGGTCGGTGGCGCTCACCGATTTCGTGCAGATGATCGTGATCGGCGTGGGCCTGATCGCCATTGCCTGGTTCGCGGCCGACCTGGCCGGCGGCGCCGACAAGGTCGTGGCCTATGCAGCCAGGGAGGGCAAGTTCCAGTTCTTTCCCACGGGCGACGGCAAGGAATGGCTGTTCTTCGGCGCCGCCGCAATCACCATGATGCTGGGCTCGATCCCGCAACAGGACGTGTTCCAGCGCGTGATGTCGTCAAAGAACGCCAAAACGGCGGTGCGCGGCCCGGTGATCGGTGGCTCGCTCTACTTCCTGTTCGCGCTGATCCCGATGTTCGTGGTCACCGCCGCGGTGCTGGTCATGCCCGAAACGGCGCAGGCGCTGCTCAAGGACGACCCGCAGAAGGTCCTGCCCACCCTGGTCATGCAGAAGATGCCCGTGATCCTGCAGGTGGCGTTTTTTGGCGCGCTGCTGTCGGCCATCATGTCCACCGCATCGGCCACGCTGCTGGCGCCCAGCACCACCTTTGTCGAGAACATCCTGCGCAACCTCAAGCCCGGCATGAGCGACGCCGCCACGCTCAAGGCCATGCGCATCAGCGTGCTGGTGTTCACCGCTTTCGTGCTGGTGTATGCCATCACCATGCAGGGCACGTCGATCTATGAGCTGGTTTCGGGCGCCTACCAGGTGCCGCTGGTGGGCGCGTTCGCGCCGCTGGCTTTCGGGCTGTACTGGAAGCGCGCCACCACGCAGGGGGCGCTGGTCTCGGTGGTCCTGGGCCTGGGAACCTGGCTGCTGTTCATCGCCATGCCGGGCTGGGCCGAGGCCTTTCCGCAGCAGCTCGCGGGCCTGCTCGCGGCCATTGCGGGCATGGTCGTGGGCTCGCTCGCGCCCCAGGTCCTGGCCGATCACAAGGGCCATGTGCACCATTTCGAGGGCAGCCCGCAGACCTGA
- the ubiB gene encoding ubiquinone biosynthesis regulatory protein kinase UbiB — MTRMFRGAFIIWVALRYGLDELVLTSFRKPWLRVLARVMSVGRNLRAPRGQRLREALERLGPIFVKFGQVLSTRRDLLPADIADELARLQDRVPPFDSAVAIAIIERAFRRPVGEVFVSFEREPVASASIAQVHFAVARDRHGRTRDVAVKVLRPGMLPAIEKDLSLMRMMAGWVGSLSADGKRLKPREVVAEFDKYLHDELDLVREAANAAQLRRNMSGLDLVLIPEMLWDFCHPEVMVMERMTGIPISQIERLREAGVDIRQLARDGVTIFFTQVFRDGFFHADMHPGNIQVSVAPATFGRYISLDFGIVGTLTEFDKEYLAQNFTAFFRRDYKRVAELHIESGWVPPGTRVDELEAAVRSVCEPYFDRPLKEISLGMVLMRLFQTSRRFHVEIQPQLVLLQKTLLNIEGLGRQLDPDLDLWNTAKPFLEKWMLEQIGPQKLLDELKAQAPRYAKLLPELPRLLHLYLQQRPADQRHALEELLTEQRRTNKLLQGLIYGGIGFALGLIAMQIIVRVRVF; from the coding sequence ATGACCCGCATGTTCCGGGGCGCCTTCATCATCTGGGTGGCGCTGCGCTACGGCCTGGATGAGCTGGTGCTCACCAGCTTCCGCAAGCCCTGGTTGCGGGTGCTGGCGCGCGTGATGTCAGTGGGCCGCAACCTGCGGGCCCCGCGCGGCCAGCGCCTGCGCGAGGCGCTGGAGCGGCTGGGCCCCATCTTCGTGAAGTTTGGCCAGGTGCTGTCGACCCGGCGCGACCTGCTGCCGGCCGACATCGCGGACGAGCTCGCGCGCCTGCAGGACCGCGTGCCGCCGTTTGACTCGGCCGTGGCCATCGCCATCATCGAGCGGGCTTTCCGCCGCCCCGTGGGCGAGGTGTTCGTGAGCTTCGAGCGCGAGCCGGTGGCCAGCGCTTCCATTGCACAGGTCCACTTTGCCGTGGCCCGCGACCGCCATGGCCGCACGCGCGATGTGGCGGTCAAGGTGCTGCGACCGGGCATGCTGCCCGCGATCGAAAAAGACCTGAGCCTGATGCGCATGATGGCGGGCTGGGTCGGCAGCCTGTCGGCCGATGGCAAGCGCCTGAAGCCGCGCGAAGTGGTTGCCGAGTTCGACAAGTACCTGCACGACGAGCTCGACCTGGTGCGCGAGGCCGCCAACGCCGCGCAACTGCGCCGCAACATGTCCGGGCTGGACCTGGTGCTGATCCCCGAGATGCTCTGGGATTTCTGCCATCCCGAGGTCATGGTGATGGAGCGCATGACGGGCATCCCCATCAGCCAGATCGAGCGCCTGCGCGAGGCCGGCGTGGACATCCGCCAGCTCGCGCGCGATGGCGTGACCATCTTTTTCACCCAGGTGTTCCGCGACGGCTTTTTCCATGCCGACATGCACCCGGGCAACATCCAGGTGAGCGTGGCGCCGGCCACCTTCGGGCGCTATATCTCGCTGGACTTCGGCATCGTGGGCACGCTGACCGAGTTCGACAAGGAATACCTGGCGCAAAACTTCACGGCCTTTTTCCGGCGCGACTACAAGCGCGTGGCCGAGCTGCACATCGAGTCAGGCTGGGTGCCGCCCGGCACGCGGGTGGACGAGCTCGAGGCCGCGGTGCGCAGCGTCTGCGAGCCCTACTTTGACCGGCCACTCAAGGAAATCTCGCTGGGCATGGTGCTGATGCGCCTGTTCCAGACCTCGCGGCGCTTCCATGTGGAGATCCAGCCCCAGCTGGTGCTGCTGCAGAAGACCCTGCTGAACATCGAAGGCCTGGGCCGCCAGCTCGACCCCGATCTGGACCTGTGGAACACCGCCAAGCCGTTTCTTGAGAAGTGGATGCTCGAGCAGATCGGCCCGCAGAAGTTGCTGGATGAGCTCAAGGCCCAGGCGCCGCGCTACGCCAAGCTGTTGCCCGAGTTGCCGCGCCTGTTGCACCTGTACCTGCAGCAGCGGCCCGCCGACCAGCGCCATGCGCTGGAGGAACTGCTGACCGAGCAGCGGCGCACCAACAAGCTGCTTCAGGGCCTGATTTACGGCGGCATTGGTTTTGCATTGGGGTTGATCGCCATGCAAATCATCGTCCGGGTGCGGGTTTTCTAG
- a CDS encoding Tim44 domain-containing protein: MKLLTLLLAGALVLASFQVDAKRLGGGKSIGRQSGNVTQRESASPAPGAPTQNAANSAAKPAAAGAAPAAPRKPWGGLLGGLAAGLGLAWLAHTLGFGEAFGQFMLVALLGLAVMMVVGLVMRSRRAAPPVARPYAFQGASSATEAIAPPQYSPDKVGNDASARPWERNSMAFDAGKHGAPAGVPAGVRIGSALMGSQSWGVPAGFDAEGFLAAAKRNFVTLQDAWDRADMPTLRSMMTDAMVGEISAQLAERENHIGAQVNKTDVVMLEAQLLGIEDLGDDYMASVEFSGMIREDPSAGPSPFREVWNMTKPRSGSSGWLVGGVQALQ, encoded by the coding sequence ATGAAGCTGTTGACTCTCTTGCTGGCGGGCGCCCTGGTGCTGGCCAGTTTCCAGGTGGACGCCAAGCGGCTGGGCGGCGGCAAATCGATCGGGCGCCAGTCCGGCAACGTCACCCAGCGTGAGTCGGCGTCGCCGGCGCCGGGCGCGCCCACCCAGAACGCAGCCAACAGCGCCGCAAAGCCGGCGGCGGCCGGCGCCGCGCCGGCCGCGCCCCGCAAGCCCTGGGGCGGGCTGCTCGGAGGGCTGGCGGCGGGCCTGGGGCTGGCCTGGCTGGCCCACACGCTGGGCTTTGGCGAGGCATTCGGCCAGTTCATGCTGGTGGCCTTGCTCGGGCTGGCCGTGATGATGGTGGTGGGGCTGGTGATGCGTTCACGCCGGGCCGCGCCGCCCGTCGCTCGGCCGTATGCGTTCCAGGGAGCAAGCTCGGCCACGGAGGCGATCGCCCCGCCCCAGTACAGCCCGGACAAGGTGGGCAACGATGCCTCGGCCCGGCCCTGGGAGCGCAACAGCATGGCATTTGACGCCGGCAAGCATGGCGCGCCCGCGGGCGTCCCGGCGGGCGTGCGCATCGGCTCGGCGCTCATGGGTTCGCAGTCCTGGGGGGTGCCCGCGGGCTTTGATGCCGAGGGCTTTCTCGCGGCGGCCAAGCGCAACTTCGTGACCCTGCAGGATGCCTGGGACCGCGCCGACATGCCCACGCTGCGCTCGATGATGACCGATGCAATGGTTGGTGAAATCAGTGCCCAGCTCGCCGAACGTGAGAACCACATTGGCGCGCAGGTCAACAAGACCGATGTGGTCATGCTCGAGGCGCAGTTGCTCGGCATCGAGGACCTGGGTGATGACTACATGGCCAGCGTGGAGTTTTCCGGCATGATCCGAGAGGACCCGTCGGCCGGCCCGAGCCCGTTCCGCGAGGTCTGGAACATGACCAAGCCGCGCAGCGGCAGCTCCGGCTGGCTGGTGGGTGGCGTGCAGGCCCTGCAGTAG